DNA from Asterias amurensis chromosome 7, ASM3211899v1:
GCGATACGACGTGCGCGTGGAAGTCTGTAATTCATCAATACTTGTTGTGCCACAACCACTATCAATAAATGTtagttccattgttcttttgtgatgttattattaatttgttgcatacCGGCAGTATACTAAACTAGATCAGggtatatatttatattcaaGTGAACTTTTAGATACAACGTTGACAATTATGCCTTTGAAGACATCTGGATTTAATGTTGCAACCGACGAAGCCCGACGCCTGCCTATAGAATCTGAAAAGAGCAGTTTGAagtttcaatagagggcgcttgtTATGTCCTTTGCCACGTAGGCCCTACCCTGAATACCACACATATGAATATCTGTATACTGCGACGGTAGGATAtaacataaataataatgaatacaTATACaaccaaatcaaaacaaataattgtttgctttgttgccgatttatgtaattattttttacatttaccCGAAAATGCGTCCGTCaaagaaaataatgttaaaataaaatataaattaatacaaataatagGCCTTTGTTAACATGTTTTAGTCTGCAATTGTCTGTGTGTcgtcacaaagtaaaaggaaaggCATACGTGTTACAAATTGGAGGTTTATTTGCGTGGACCATTATTTTCTACTGAACACATGCACTCACCTGAAGGCATAATGCCccctttcaattcaattcaactcgtGCGAAACGGCATCAGTACAGTGTGATGGGGATGTAtggagattaatttttttttaatggatttgtgCTAGCAGTTTGATGTGTATTATATTTTGAATCTCAAGGGCGATTGCAATAATTGTCGCGATGGAACAGCTGCGCCATCTTGTTGTATTCAACCACCAGCACGTGTATGTGGCTTCAACAAAATCACTGTATTTATACCATTACCTTATGTGGACCTGAGGTTAAAGGTTGCGGTCATAGAGGAACACCAATATGTACACTCTGATCAGAAAGAAACTGAAATTCCTCATAGCCTCATGTGGAATATTCTCCATCGTTGTATGGTTATTTGATAAGGAATTAATGGTGGAAACGAACGACGGGTCGGTGTACAGCGACGACGTGATAAATGCACACGATTTCCATTTTACCATTGCGAACTATGACAAATGCTGGAATGGCACCGACGCAACGATGACCCCATTCCTTCTCATACTCGTAAAAACAGGTCCACAGAACTTCTACGATCGCCAGCAGATTCGCCAGACATGGGGAGGAACGAAGTTGGTTCTGAATGAACTGGTATCCACCGTGTTTTTACTAGGGATGAGCAGTGATATGGAGTTAAACCAACGCATTACTAAGGAGAGTCAAGAATATGAAGATATTGTGCAAGAGAATTTCATTGATTCCTATCATAATCTGACTATTAAGATCATGATGGGATTGAAATGGGTTGCTACATTCTGCCCTAATGTATCCTATGTAGCGAGTGCAGATGCTGATATGATGTTAAACACAGTCAACCTTGTTAATCGGTTACTAAGTAAACCACGCAAGAGGTACGCTGAAGGTACCCTAAGGAGAAATGTGGTACCAGTGAGGGACCCAAACGCACATAACGGCAAATGGTATACTTCCTTTGAGTTGTACCTATACCCGACGTATGCACCATTCTTCCCCGGTTCATGCTACGTGATGTCCGGTGATTTAGCCTGGTGGATCTTTCTGGAGTCCAGAAAGGTGAGGTATCTACCATGGGACGATGTCTTCTTTGGACTAGTCTTGCATAGACTAGGTGTTGATCCAGCACACGGCGCGGGGTACAGTCTGTATGTCAAATTATCCAGAAATTTGACCATAACGTCAGTTTTAATGAAGGGAATTGGAGTATTGGTACCTCACCGGGAAAATAGTACTGATGAAAGATTGCTTCAATTGTGGAATCAAACTATGGCATTAAGCGAGCGTCGAATAATCAACTCTACCAACAGAGATGTGTCACTAGTACTATGCggcatcattttgttttctatacTTCTCATAATTTTCATTTTGGGATTCTGTTATATACTGGTATCGTTTAGTTTTTAGAGTTCATgttttgactttttttctttcaactcaACATGTAAAACACAATCGTTTTCGAATTGTCTGTAAAATATCAGAGGTGCAAACCTTTAAGACACAGGAAAAAGAAGTTCTACGCATTCAAACCACATAGAAATCATcttcaaaaaattattaaaaaggtGGCTAGTTAATGGAATGTTTGGTGTCcagtttagttttgtttttcccaaGATCTTTAATCTGTATTATTATAAACATAATGGACAATTGGGGATCAATGGTTTATAAAGAGTATGCTTGTAGTCCAATATCGATTATCTGTAAAATGATCAATAATGGACGATAAGTGATCAATGGTCTCTAAATCAGTTTAGGTCCCACTGACTTAGGCCTATTATGATCACTCAAAGTGGGTCTATGGAGGCACATTTGACACAATCAtgttcaaaaatgcaagatttaTAAACTTACATGAATTTCGGGAAATATTTATTACATTGTACACAACAAGACGAATAAAAATAACTCTATTTGTTACAATTGAAATCACACGTAGCACCTTTACTACAGTATAAGCTCTTGATACTTTAATCGGTATGTTACTAATTACAAAACGTCCCATTTATATACACAAAGCTACACATGAACTTAAAAGTATTAACATATTATTTCAATACAATATTTACATATTCTACATGGAGATCTAAACTACGGTAAAATCACCTTTTTATAGGCGAGTAAATTGAAATACATTCACGCGACATAAAACACAGCAACAATTTACCGATTTAAGTATAACTATTTTATTTCTACATCTTATCCCACAAAACACTTATGAGCCTCGTTTGCAATTTAGctttacattgttttaaacacaaaacacttACTCAATATCAAAACGTTTTAGACACTTTAAACGTTACAACTCCCCTACGTAACTGCGTTGAATACGTTTCATATCGAAACGTTTTAGACACTTTAAACGTAAAAATGTAGATACATAAAGCGTAGATACatacgctatataagacttcgatattagtaTTATACTTGGGACATAATGACACTCTCACAGTGTTTCCTGCGCTATTATCCTTTCCAGAAGCAAACAATTGAAGTTTTCCTGTCACTAGATTCACGTCACACTGAGTTTCACTCACATAATCACTCGTTGTTTTCACTCCAATCTTCACTCGTTGTGTTCATTCCAATCATCACTCGTTGTTCATCCTATACGAAGATTTGAGTTTCGGCAATGGCGAGTTTTAACGAAGTTTTGTTCTTCAAGTTTTTCACTGTGATATTAAAACACACGGTACATGGGCGTGGTGACTTTTGTTGACCCATTCAGAAAAacatgaaattgttttcttgAACAATTTGATTTTAGATTTCCATGGTGTCATTCAAGTTGTAATGTGCAGTTATTTACACAAATAAAGTTCTTCTCTTGCGATACATTCTTTACAGATGACTTCACAACACCATTGGAATCTACACTCACATCTCCTGGTAACTAGTACATTGCGTATGTTATAACCCCTACCACAGCAAATGCTACCACAGTTCGAATCCTTATCACACTGTCTGTCCCTCGTGCCCATCGTGTACGGACTAGCCTCGCAAAATGTCGGCGACCGATCGATGTAGACCAGGTCGTGCTTACCGGGGCCTGAGCGTGAAACAACGGGGGAGTTAGTCAGAGGAGTGGCTGTTGTCCGCTTTGGAGGTTTCCGTCTTCGTTTGACGTGTCGTACCAGCTCGTTAGCACCATGTGCAGTATTAGCAAGTTCGACCATAACGGCTCTATCGTATATATCTTTTAAAAGTTTCCCCGTCTCTTGAAGACGGTTCAATTGATGCCAACATGTCTCGGATGTACACGATCCAGAAACGCCATGACACTTGCAAACTTTTCTTGCACTCTCCTCAACAACCTGTGACGGacataaaagaaaataatgtaaCTTTAAACTGAACGACATGGTATAACAACCTGATACAACGGCCGAATAGAATAATCACTCGTTTGTGAGGTGATTTATTTTTACTCCTTTGCAGTGTGTCATTGCCAGTCTagtgatatagcgccctctgtttgCACGTGTCATCACCGTTCAGACTTTCCCTCGGATTGAGTTCTTGTTTGCATCGAACTATCACGCAAAAACAAAAGTGATCGATATCAAATAAACGTTGAAATGGAAATCAAACTATTCCAGAAGTGACATTTAGATTTTAAAATGTGTCATTCGAAAACTTTGAAATATTGACCTTAAAACTTGTTTCAAGCAGATTTCCATGTCGATATGTCAAAAGAGCTGCCAAAGCCTTTCGGTAAAGCAACAACAAATCATGCATAGGCCTATAAGAGAAGAAAATACCAACCATGCGAAAATGCGTTTTCATTTGTGCTGGTTTTGATtggttcttgtttttgttttagttgagtgtgaaagtttgtttgtttgttttattttgttttggtaaacatacattttgttcAACACTGTTCtgcttaaaaaaatgttaaactttACCTGTGCATAATTCTGTACTACCAAGTGAAGCCCTGGTTAAACTTACCCTAATTCCTAGATTCGTATTATGTCTGTCAATCTTTGCCCTGACGTCTCTACTTCGAGGTAGATCTCCCTTCTTAGG
Protein-coding regions in this window:
- the LOC139939946 gene encoding beta-1,3-galactosyltransferase 1-like, with protein sequence MYTLIRKKLKFLIASCGIFSIVVWLFDKELMVETNDGSVYSDDVINAHDFHFTIANYDKCWNGTDATMTPFLLILVKTGPQNFYDRQQIRQTWGGTKLVLNELVSTVFLLGMSSDMELNQRITKESQEYEDIVQENFIDSYHNLTIKIMMGLKWVATFCPNVSYVASADADMMLNTVNLVNRLLSKPRKRYAEGTLRRNVVPVRDPNAHNGKWYTSFELYLYPTYAPFFPGSCYVMSGDLAWWIFLESRKVRYLPWDDVFFGLVLHRLGVDPAHGAGYSLYVKLSRNLTITSVLMKGIGVLVPHRENSTDERLLQLWNQTMALSERRIINSTNRDVSLVLCGIILFSILLIIFILGFCYILVSFSF
- the LOC139939908 gene encoding protein Wnt-9a-like isoform X2, coding for MCSRDSGMPTVLRQALDLSIFECQDRFRNERWNCSVHNTAHRVNLLKKGMRETAFLYAISSAGLTYSVAKACSQGNMERCSCDTSYYSEETNRDTWKWGGCGDNLKYSQKFVERFLMPKKGDLPRSRDVRAKIDRHNTNLGIRVVEESARKVCKCHGVSGSCTSETCWHQLNRLQETGKLLKDIYDRAVMVELANTAHGANELVRHVKRRRKPPKRTTATPLTNSPVVSRSGPGKHDLVYIDRSPTFCEASPYTMGTRDRQCDKDSNCGSICCGRGYNIRNVLVTRRCECRFQWCCEVICKECIAREELYLCK
- the LOC139939908 gene encoding protein Wnt-9a-like isoform X1, coding for MNWYPLALVALYYCLVPGLIFMSFLPVGYGYFGLTTPRRLLVGDLPPDCKSPYLTKRQRKMCSRDSGMPTVLRQALDLSIFECQDRFRNERWNCSVHNTAHRVNLLKKGMRETAFLYAISSAGLTYSVAKACSQGNMERCSCDTSYYSEETNRDTWKWGGCGDNLKYSQKFVERFLMPKKGDLPRSRDVRAKIDRHNTNLGIRVVEESARKVCKCHGVSGSCTSETCWHQLNRLQETGKLLKDIYDRAVMVELANTAHGANELVRHVKRRRKPPKRTTATPLTNSPVVSRSGPGKHDLVYIDRSPTFCEASPYTMGTRDRQCDKDSNCGSICCGRGYNIRNVLVTRRCECRFQWCCEVICKECIAREELYLCK